Proteins from one Mercurialis annua linkage group LG7, ddMerAnnu1.2, whole genome shotgun sequence genomic window:
- the LOC126656114 gene encoding dof zinc finger protein DOF5.7-like, with product MNSPNKEENHSPSNRKTSSSATKPQQEQSLKCPRCDSPNTKFCYYNNYSLTQPRHFCKTCRRYWTKGGALRNVPIGGGCRKNKKMKSCSRLSGADSKDSSGSSEIGGFKFFHGISPAMDFNLGGLSSFPRLNPSPAGLYNQFSSFPDISATSGAATNPCFNLDPSGSSPVGSLMGFSYNPSGFTGAIQDHMGNNSGCGGGGGGGGGGSMNVHTNLASSIESLSSINQDLHWKLQQQRLAMLFGDSDHKDHSVSSDQNPTQIKPQPILFQNLEISKQEVSGGVGNNNNSRKDGDPATEWFFGNAYGSQVNPTPTNSNSNGNDNTAGGSNWNGVRAWGDLHQYNGLP from the coding sequence ATGAATTCTCCAAATAAAGAAGAGAATCACAGCCCCAGCAACCGGAAAACATCATCATCAGCAACAAAACCACAGCAAGAACAGTCTCTAAAGTGCCCGAGATGCGACTCACCGAACACGAAATTCTGTTACTACAATAACTACAGCCTAACTCAGCCGAGACATTTTTGCAAGACATGTAGACGTTACTGGACTAAAGGAGGAGCTTTACGCAACGTTCCGATAGGCGGCGGTTGTCGGAAAAACAAGAAGATGAAGTCTTGTTCAAGACTTTCAGGAGCTGACTCAAAAGACTCCAGCGGCTCTTCAGAGATCGGTGGGTTCAAATTCTTTCATGGTATATCTCCTGCCATGGATTTTAATCTCGGTGGTTTATCATCATTTCCCAGACTAAACCCTTCTCCGGCGGGACTTTACAATCAATTCTCTTCGTTTCCGGACATTTCTGCAACTTCTGGAGCTGCTACTAACCCTTGTTTTAATCTTGATCCATCGGGAAGCTCCCCGGTTGGTTCTTTGATGGGATTTAGTTATAACCCCAGTGGATTCACCGgtgcaattcaagatcatatggGAAATAATAGCGGCTGCGGTGGCGGAGGaggtggcggtggtggtggttcAATGAATGttcatactaatcttgcatcttCTATTGAATCTTTAAGCTCTATAAATCAAGATTTGCACTGGAAATTACAGCAGCAACGATTAGCTATGCTGTTCGGAGATTCTGATCATAAAGATCACAGTGTTTCTTCTGATCAAAATCCAACACAGATTAAACCACAGcctattttgtttcaaaatcttGAAATTTCTAAACAAGAAGTAAGCGGTGGTGttggtaataataataattcaagaAAAGATGGCGACCCGGCAACTGAATGGTTCTTCGGAAACGCTTACGGATCACAAGTCAATCCAACTCCGACGAACAGTAACAGCAATGGGAATGATAATACAGCCGGAGGTAGCAACTGGAATGGAGTTCGAGCGTGGGGTGATTTGCATCAATACAACGGTTTGCCCTAA
- the LOC126655362 gene encoding methylmalonate-semialdehyde dehydrogenase [acylating], mitochondrial-like isoform X1, which translates to MEMQSQMEYPEQNQMLPPEPGNFQDREELIKYVRDFGANQGYVVTIKKSRRDRRVILGCDRGGVYRNRRKIEETQRKRKASSRLINCPFEAIGKKEDDVWVLSVRNGDHNHEPLKDMSEHPYSRRFTEEEVRQIKMMTEAGVKPLQVLKNLKQSNPELLSTPRHLYNLKAKIRQGNLPEKIVNSWRPTRSIPVNVNSTSVGGSSKQNNQPLKVPNFIGGKFVESKGSTIIDVLNPASQEVVSQLLLTTYEEFKDAVIAAKKAFPLWKNTPVGTRQRIMFKFQELIRRDMDKLAMNITLEQGKTLKGAQGDILRGLEVVENACGMATFQMGEFVPNACNGIDTFCVREPLGVCAGICPFNFPAMTPLSMFPIAVTCGNTFVLKPCEKNPGASTILAALAMESGLPDGVLNIVHGTNDIVNYICDDDDIKAISFISLDMIGLHIQARAASRGKRVQSSIGGKNHAIIMPDASMDETLNALVAAGFGAAGQRSMSLSTAVFVGGSMAWEDELMDRAKALKVNAGTDLSADVGPVISKEVKDHISRLIQSGVDSGARLLLDGRDTVVPGYEKGSFVGPTILCDVTLNMDCYKEEVFGPVLLCMQANSLEEAITIVNKNRHGNGASIFTSSGIAARKFQNDIDAALVGVNVPVPIPVPFSSSHEREASFGGDLSYCVSGKASAQFYTQIKTVAQQWSLPSTGVSVSMPSFDMEAIQGVSTVPPPQGGSPNERVSRDISLASARDIPKCRELLRQHLPNSGISCLPHVVEGDIPDHRVSLVLPTTAAWDLLESQEMSQAMSKRPESICRPQASTWNGNPPVISQRIEDISVTSQRNFLPMSLRNDNVGSSSKSSDTATALTSERTYKSDDNPLCRRNDSMSPTSRRTDATIHPPSERFYDILAASQLNSANQTFQRSETILSTSEGRYLPASAHRNGHLGSASHRSDIASQPTSERISVTGTSADTMPSSETIYMPAIIQRNSGPRPIPERLSMNLPTSETRKI; encoded by the exons ATGGAAATGCAAAGTCAAATGGAGTATCCGGAACAGAATCAGATGCTTCCTCCAGAACCTGGAAATTTTCAAGATCGCGAAGAGCTAATCAAATACGTGCGCGATTTTGGAGCTAACCAAGGATATGTTGTGACCATTAAGAAGTCTAGGAGGGATAGAAGAGTTATTCTTGGTTGTGATAGAGGAGGTGTTTATCGGAATAGGCGAAAGATTGAAGAAACGCAGCGGAAAAGGAAGGCGTCTTCTCGTCTTATAAATTGTCCCTTTGAAGCAATTGGTAAAAAAGAAGATGATGTTTGGGTATTGAGTGTACGAAATGGAGACCACAACCATGAACCTTTAAAAGATATGTCCGAGCATCCTTATAGTCGACGTTTTACTGAAGAAGAGGTTAGGCAAATTAAGATGATGACTGAAGCTGGCGTAAAACCACTACAAGTGCTAAAAAATCTTAAGCAAAGTAATCCGGAACTGCTGTCAACGCCTAGGCATTTGTACAACCTCAAAGCTAAGATCCGTCAAGGAAATTTGCCAG AGAAAATTGTTAATTCATGGAGGCCTACTAGATCAATTCCTGTGAATGTGAACAGTACTTCTGTTGGAGGGTCATCAAAGCAAAATAACCAGCCG CTGAAAGTTCCTAATTTTATTGGAGGAAAATTTGTGGAGTCAAAAGGGTCTACAATCATCGATGTGCTAAATCCT GCTTCTCAAGAGGTTGTTTCCCAACTTCTGCTAACCACCTATGAAGAATTCAAGGATGCAGTTATTGCAGCCAAGAAAGCATTTCCTTTGTGGAAAAACACCCCAGTTGGCACTCGTCAACGGATCATGTTCAAATTCCAGGAGCTTATCCGCAGGGATATG GATAAGCTTGCAATGAATATTACCTTGGAACAGGGTAAGACACTTAAAGGGGCTCAAGGCGACATACTCCGTGGTTTAG AGGTAGTTGAGAACGCTTGTGGAATGGCAACTTTTCAGATGGGGGAGTTTGTTCCTAATGCCTGTAATGGAATTGATACATTCTGCGTTAGAGAACCACTTGGTGTTTGTGCCGGGATATGCCCTTTCAACTTTCCAGCAATGACTCCTTTGTCG ATGTTCCCCATTGCAGTTACATGTGGAAATACATTTGTTCTTAAGCCATGTGAAAAAAATCCAG GGGCTTCAACGATTCTTGCTGCGTTGGCTATGGAATCTGGTTTGCCTGATGGTGTGTTAAATATTGTTCATGGAACAAAT GACATTGTTAATTATATATGTGACGATGATGATATAAAGGCTATATCATTCATCAGTTTAGACATG ATTGGATTGCACATACAAGCTAGGGCAGCTTCTAGAGGCAAACGTGTTCAG TCCAGTATAGGGGGGAAAAATCATGCAATTATCATGCCTGACGCAAGCATGGATGAAACTTTGAATGCTTTGGTTGCTGCTGGTTTTGGTGCTGCAGGACAACGAAGCATGTCTCTAAGCACAGCGGTTTTTGTTGGAGGATCAATGGCATG GGAAGATGAACTCATGGACCGCGCCAAAGCACTCAAAGTAAATGCGGGCACTGATCTCAGTGCAGACGTTGGTCCAGTTATTAGTAAAGAG GTAAAGGATCACATAAGCAGATTAATTCAAAGTGGTGTAGACAGTGGTGCTCGGCTTCTTCTTGATGGGAGAGACACTGTG GTTCCTGGATATGAAAAAGGAAGTTTTGTTGGTCCTACAATCTTGTGTGACGTAACACTCAACATGGATTGCTACAAG GAAGAAGTTTTTGGTCCTGTTCTACTATGTATGCAG GCCAATAGCCTAGAAGAGGCAATAACCATCGTAAATAAAAACAG GCATGGGAATGGAGCATCCATATTTACATCATCTGGTATTGCAGCAAGGAAGTTTCAGAATGACATTGATGCAGCGCTG GTTGGAGTTAATGTTCCTGTTCCAATTCCAGTACCATTTTCCTCTTCGCACGAACGAGAGGCCTCATTTGGTGGTGATCTTAGTTATTGCg TTTCAGGAAAGGCAAGTGCGCAATTTTATACCCAGATTAAAACTGTGGCTCAACAATGGAGTTTGCCTAGCACAGGAGTTTCAGTTTCCATGCCTTCATTTGATATGGAAGCGATCCAAGGAGTTTCTACAGTTCCTCCACCTCAGGGAGGCTCACCCAATGAAAGAGTTTCTCGAGATATATCATTAGCGTCCGCGAGAGATATTCCAAAATGCAGGGAGCTGTTGCGACAACATTTACCAAACTCAGGAATATCATGTTTGCCCCATGTAGTCGAGGGTGATATACCCGATCACAGAGTGTCTCTGGTTTTGCCTACCACAGCTGCATGGGATTTATTGGAGAGCCAAGAAATGTCTCAAGCAATGTCCAAAAGACCCGAAAGCATTTGTAGACCTCAGGCATCTACGTGGAATGGAAATCCACCCGTAATATCTCAGAGAATCGAAGATATATCTGTAACGTCTCAGAGGAATTTCCTGCCTATGTCGCTGAGAAACGACAATGTTGGTTCATCATCAAAAAGTAGTGATACTGCAACAGCTTTAACTTCTGAGCGCACATACAAAAGTGACGATAACCCATTATGTCGTCGGAATGACAGCATGAGTCCTACCTCACGTAGAACAGACGCAACTATACATCCACCATCCGAGAGGTTTTATGATATATTAGCTGCCTCGCAATTGAACAGTGCGAATCAAACATTTCAAAGGAGCGAGACAATTCTTTCGACATCTGAGGGGAGATACTTACCGGCTTCAGCTCACAGGAACGGCCATTTAGGTTCGGCGTCTCATAGGTCTGATATTGCATCACAGCCAACATCCGAGAGGATTTCTGTAACTGGAACTTCAGCTGATACCATGCCATCTTCAGAGACGATTTATATGCCGGCAATAATTCAGAGAAACAGCGGTCCACGGCCAATACCGGAGAGGCTATCTATGAATTTGCCGACATCGGAGACTCGAAAGATTTAG
- the LOC126655362 gene encoding methylmalonate-semialdehyde dehydrogenase [acylating], mitochondrial-like isoform X2 — MEMQSQMEYPEQNQMLPPEPGNFQDREELIKYVRDFGANQGYVVTIKKSRRDRRVILGCDRGGVYRNRRKIEETQRKRKASSRLINCPFEAIGKKEDDVWVLSVRNGDHNHEPLKDMSEHPYSRRFTEEEVRQIKMMTEAGVKPLQVLKNLKQSNPELLSTPRHLYNLKAKIRQGNLPEKIVNSWRPTRSIPVNVNSTSVGGSSKQNNQPLKVPNFIGGKFVESKGSTIIDVLNPASQEVVSQLLLTTYEEFKDAVIAAKKAFPLWKNTPVGTRQRIMFKFQELIRRDMDKLAMNITLEQGKTLKGAQGDILRGLEVVENACGMATFQMGEFVPNACNGIDTFCVREPLGVCAGICPFNFPAMTPLSMFPIAVTCGNTFVLKPCEKNPGASTILAALAMESGLPDGVLNIVHGTNDIVNYICDDDDIKAISFISLDMIGLHIQARAASRGKRVQSSIGGKNHAIIMPDASMDETLNALVAAGFGAAGQRSMSLSTAVFVGGSMAWEDELMDRAKALKVNAGTDLSADVGPVISKEVKDHISRLIQSGVDSGARLLLDGRDTVVPGYEKGSFVGPTILCDVTLNMDCYKEEVFGPVLLCMQANSLEEAITIVNKNRHGNGASIFTSSGIAARKFQNDIDAALVGVNVPVPIPVPFSSSHEREASFGGDLSYCGKASAQFYTQIKTVAQQWSLPSTGVSVSMPSFDMEAIQGVSTVPPPQGGSPNERVSRDISLASARDIPKCRELLRQHLPNSGISCLPHVVEGDIPDHRVSLVLPTTAAWDLLESQEMSQAMSKRPESICRPQASTWNGNPPVISQRIEDISVTSQRNFLPMSLRNDNVGSSSKSSDTATALTSERTYKSDDNPLCRRNDSMSPTSRRTDATIHPPSERFYDILAASQLNSANQTFQRSETILSTSEGRYLPASAHRNGHLGSASHRSDIASQPTSERISVTGTSADTMPSSETIYMPAIIQRNSGPRPIPERLSMNLPTSETRKI; from the exons ATGGAAATGCAAAGTCAAATGGAGTATCCGGAACAGAATCAGATGCTTCCTCCAGAACCTGGAAATTTTCAAGATCGCGAAGAGCTAATCAAATACGTGCGCGATTTTGGAGCTAACCAAGGATATGTTGTGACCATTAAGAAGTCTAGGAGGGATAGAAGAGTTATTCTTGGTTGTGATAGAGGAGGTGTTTATCGGAATAGGCGAAAGATTGAAGAAACGCAGCGGAAAAGGAAGGCGTCTTCTCGTCTTATAAATTGTCCCTTTGAAGCAATTGGTAAAAAAGAAGATGATGTTTGGGTATTGAGTGTACGAAATGGAGACCACAACCATGAACCTTTAAAAGATATGTCCGAGCATCCTTATAGTCGACGTTTTACTGAAGAAGAGGTTAGGCAAATTAAGATGATGACTGAAGCTGGCGTAAAACCACTACAAGTGCTAAAAAATCTTAAGCAAAGTAATCCGGAACTGCTGTCAACGCCTAGGCATTTGTACAACCTCAAAGCTAAGATCCGTCAAGGAAATTTGCCAG AGAAAATTGTTAATTCATGGAGGCCTACTAGATCAATTCCTGTGAATGTGAACAGTACTTCTGTTGGAGGGTCATCAAAGCAAAATAACCAGCCG CTGAAAGTTCCTAATTTTATTGGAGGAAAATTTGTGGAGTCAAAAGGGTCTACAATCATCGATGTGCTAAATCCT GCTTCTCAAGAGGTTGTTTCCCAACTTCTGCTAACCACCTATGAAGAATTCAAGGATGCAGTTATTGCAGCCAAGAAAGCATTTCCTTTGTGGAAAAACACCCCAGTTGGCACTCGTCAACGGATCATGTTCAAATTCCAGGAGCTTATCCGCAGGGATATG GATAAGCTTGCAATGAATATTACCTTGGAACAGGGTAAGACACTTAAAGGGGCTCAAGGCGACATACTCCGTGGTTTAG AGGTAGTTGAGAACGCTTGTGGAATGGCAACTTTTCAGATGGGGGAGTTTGTTCCTAATGCCTGTAATGGAATTGATACATTCTGCGTTAGAGAACCACTTGGTGTTTGTGCCGGGATATGCCCTTTCAACTTTCCAGCAATGACTCCTTTGTCG ATGTTCCCCATTGCAGTTACATGTGGAAATACATTTGTTCTTAAGCCATGTGAAAAAAATCCAG GGGCTTCAACGATTCTTGCTGCGTTGGCTATGGAATCTGGTTTGCCTGATGGTGTGTTAAATATTGTTCATGGAACAAAT GACATTGTTAATTATATATGTGACGATGATGATATAAAGGCTATATCATTCATCAGTTTAGACATG ATTGGATTGCACATACAAGCTAGGGCAGCTTCTAGAGGCAAACGTGTTCAG TCCAGTATAGGGGGGAAAAATCATGCAATTATCATGCCTGACGCAAGCATGGATGAAACTTTGAATGCTTTGGTTGCTGCTGGTTTTGGTGCTGCAGGACAACGAAGCATGTCTCTAAGCACAGCGGTTTTTGTTGGAGGATCAATGGCATG GGAAGATGAACTCATGGACCGCGCCAAAGCACTCAAAGTAAATGCGGGCACTGATCTCAGTGCAGACGTTGGTCCAGTTATTAGTAAAGAG GTAAAGGATCACATAAGCAGATTAATTCAAAGTGGTGTAGACAGTGGTGCTCGGCTTCTTCTTGATGGGAGAGACACTGTG GTTCCTGGATATGAAAAAGGAAGTTTTGTTGGTCCTACAATCTTGTGTGACGTAACACTCAACATGGATTGCTACAAG GAAGAAGTTTTTGGTCCTGTTCTACTATGTATGCAG GCCAATAGCCTAGAAGAGGCAATAACCATCGTAAATAAAAACAG GCATGGGAATGGAGCATCCATATTTACATCATCTGGTATTGCAGCAAGGAAGTTTCAGAATGACATTGATGCAGCGCTG GTTGGAGTTAATGTTCCTGTTCCAATTCCAGTACCATTTTCCTCTTCGCACGAACGAGAGGCCTCATTTGGTGGTGATCTTAGTTATTGCg GAAAGGCAAGTGCGCAATTTTATACCCAGATTAAAACTGTGGCTCAACAATGGAGTTTGCCTAGCACAGGAGTTTCAGTTTCCATGCCTTCATTTGATATGGAAGCGATCCAAGGAGTTTCTACAGTTCCTCCACCTCAGGGAGGCTCACCCAATGAAAGAGTTTCTCGAGATATATCATTAGCGTCCGCGAGAGATATTCCAAAATGCAGGGAGCTGTTGCGACAACATTTACCAAACTCAGGAATATCATGTTTGCCCCATGTAGTCGAGGGTGATATACCCGATCACAGAGTGTCTCTGGTTTTGCCTACCACAGCTGCATGGGATTTATTGGAGAGCCAAGAAATGTCTCAAGCAATGTCCAAAAGACCCGAAAGCATTTGTAGACCTCAGGCATCTACGTGGAATGGAAATCCACCCGTAATATCTCAGAGAATCGAAGATATATCTGTAACGTCTCAGAGGAATTTCCTGCCTATGTCGCTGAGAAACGACAATGTTGGTTCATCATCAAAAAGTAGTGATACTGCAACAGCTTTAACTTCTGAGCGCACATACAAAAGTGACGATAACCCATTATGTCGTCGGAATGACAGCATGAGTCCTACCTCACGTAGAACAGACGCAACTATACATCCACCATCCGAGAGGTTTTATGATATATTAGCTGCCTCGCAATTGAACAGTGCGAATCAAACATTTCAAAGGAGCGAGACAATTCTTTCGACATCTGAGGGGAGATACTTACCGGCTTCAGCTCACAGGAACGGCCATTTAGGTTCGGCGTCTCATAGGTCTGATATTGCATCACAGCCAACATCCGAGAGGATTTCTGTAACTGGAACTTCAGCTGATACCATGCCATCTTCAGAGACGATTTATATGCCGGCAATAATTCAGAGAAACAGCGGTCCACGGCCAATACCGGAGAGGCTATCTATGAATTTGCCGACATCGGAGACTCGAAAGATTTAG
- the LOC126654695 gene encoding uncharacterized protein LOC126654695 → MQSTCVFCLPSKTPPPPLNLTNWNPSTKSATNSPNERIGDTDNLAAQLKFPLPTHLNSITSTSNPFIKHCVKLRSSSPYRHAHASALVVGTTPIRDICEFQNTLKERTVKMECLILPEEAKVPEGLDSSSTRTLRASALVMKRLSQLQSAEAVEAVALMKFPTSYFVVDDNQKNADCRKWFPAPHRILVLEGIQDPGNLGTLIRSAVAFRWGGIFLLPGCCDPFNDKALKASRGASFQVPIVSGSWHHLETLKDEFKMKMLAGHPASNDEQTPVSELCQGFADSLDDTPICLVLGNEGHGLTHKSLTECELVSISMARIYESLNVAVAGGIFLYMLQPKNQTFGVLS, encoded by the exons ATGCAGAGCACCTGCGTTTTCTGTTTACCATCAAAaactccaccaccaccactaaACCTCACAAACTGGAACCCTAGTACAAAATCTGCTACTAATTCACCAAATGAAAGAATTGGAGATACAGATAATTTGGCGGCACAATTGAAATTTCCACTACCTACCCatttaaattcaattacaaGTACTTCAAACCCGTTTATAAAGCACTGTGTTAAGCTCCGTTCAAGCTCCCCTTATCGCCATGCCCACGCTTCTGCTCTTGTTGTCGGCACTACTCCTATAAG GGACATTTGTGAATTTCAGAATACATTGAAAGAGAGGACTGTGAAAATGGAGTGTCTAATACTTCCCGAGGAAGCTAAGGTTCCCGAAGGGCTCGACAGTTCTTCCACTCGTACTTTGCGCGCGAGTGCTCTGGTGATGAAAAGACTTTCGCAGTTGCAGTCTGCGGAAGCTGTTGAAGCTGTGGCACTTATGAAATTCCCGACGAGCTACTTTGTTGTAGATGACAATCAAAAGAATGCGGATTGTCGGAAATGGTTTCCAGCTCCACATCGGATTTTAGTCCTCGAAGGGATTCAG GATCCAGGTAACCTTGGCACATTAATACGATCAGCTGTGGCGTTTAGATGG GGTGGTATATTTCTACTTCCCGGCTGTTGTGATCCATTCAACGACAAGGCACTAAAAGCTAGTCGTGGAGCTTCCTTTCAGGTCCCTATAGTCTCGGGTAGTTGGCATCATCTGGAAACTCTAAAAGATGAATTCAAAATGAAAATGCTTGCTGGCCATCCGGCAAGCAACGACGAACAGACACCCGTATCAGAATTATGTCAAGGATTTGCAGATTCTTTAGATGATACGCCGATATGCTTGGTTTTGGGGAATGAAGGGCATGGCCTTACACATAAATCTCTAACAGAGTGTGAGCTTGTAAGTATATCTATGGCTCGAATCTATGAGTCTCTCAATGTTGCAGTTGCTGGTGGTATTTTTTTGTACATGCTACAGCCTAAAAACCAGACATTTGGTGTTCTGAGTTAA